A window of the Oscillospiraceae bacterium NTUH-002-81 genome harbors these coding sequences:
- a CDS encoding HPr family phosphocarrier protein produces MKEFKYTITDPEGIHARPAGELVKAAKQFASTIKLTKDGKSGDCKKIFTVMGLAVKCGQEVTVTIEGEDEDAAFAAISQFLKDNM; encoded by the coding sequence ATGAAAGAATTCAAGTACACAATCACAGATCCGGAAGGCATTCATGCACGTCCGGCAGGTGAGCTGGTAAAGGCAGCCAAACAGTTTGCCAGCACCATCAAGCTGACCAAGGACGGCAAGAGCGGCGACTGCAAGAAGATTTTCACCGTGATGGGCCTGGCCGTAAAATGCGGACAGGAAGTGACAGTCACCATCGAGGGAGAGGATGAGGATGCAGCTTTTGCAGCCATCAGCCAGTTTCTGAAGGACAATATGTAA
- a CDS encoding recombinase family protein — protein MDAQEVMHMIDYSKITALYSRLSVGDEDRDGGESNSIQNQKIFLENYARGQHLTNIRHYIDDDESGRFFDRSAYSRMMDDVENGKIGVCIMKDLTRWGRDYLQVGNAMEIFRRNNVRFIAVNNGIDSEKPDTLEFAPFINIMSEWYAKDISKKVKTGIKTKGMSGKPIVTEAPYGYVKDPDNKDFWIIDEEAAEVVRLIFRLFIGGKNRNQIAVYLTQEQIPTPTFYMKDRGRGTCKNKTLNEDNRCKWNKATLTNILTRQEYCGDVVNFKTTKHFRDKHNHYVDRSQWHITENVHEPIISRSDFETVQRILENAPVRRPNGDGEIHPLSGLLFCKDCGAKMHIRIDYRNGGKRHVAFCSEYHKGKAKNPKCNSPHIMDADLLMQTIAEVLKKIEDYSISNRAEFEALVKKNLAMQQTDQTKKQQKRIPQITTRLEQIDKVLNKLYEDNALGTISQDRYEQMSQKYSEEYYALKAELATLQEQLSAYENAGGRAQKFLKLTERHAAFTDLTPAILNEFISRIEVHERDQKRARYAIQHISIYFNYIGKFENEVTQLAEPTEQEIRQMREEIEEAKKEKSRAYHRQYSREYRARNLEKQREYDRMKAREYRARRKAQAAAAQPTQ, from the coding sequence ATGGACGCACAGGAGGTTATGCACATGATTGATTATAGCAAAATTACAGCCCTTTACTCCCGCCTTTCCGTGGGCGACGAGGACAGGGACGGCGGCGAGAGCAACAGCATACAGAACCAAAAAATATTTTTGGAGAACTATGCCAGAGGGCAGCACCTAACCAATATCCGGCACTACATCGACGATGACGAAAGCGGCAGGTTTTTTGACCGTTCCGCCTACTCCCGCATGATGGACGATGTGGAAAACGGGAAAATCGGTGTCTGCATTATGAAAGACCTTACCCGCTGGGGGCGTGACTATCTCCAAGTCGGCAACGCGATGGAGATATTCAGACGGAACAATGTGCGCTTTATCGCGGTCAACAACGGGATAGACAGCGAGAAGCCCGACACATTGGAGTTTGCGCCCTTTATCAATATCATGTCGGAGTGGTACGCAAAGGACATCAGCAAGAAAGTGAAAACGGGCATTAAGACCAAAGGCATGAGTGGAAAGCCGATTGTCACCGAAGCCCCTTACGGCTATGTCAAAGACCCGGACAACAAGGATTTTTGGATAATCGACGAAGAAGCCGCCGAGGTTGTACGCCTTATTTTCCGCCTGTTTATCGGTGGGAAGAACCGCAACCAAATCGCCGTATATCTGACACAGGAGCAAATCCCTACCCCCACTTTCTACATGAAAGACCGCGGGCGGGGAACCTGTAAAAATAAGACACTCAACGAGGATAACCGCTGCAAGTGGAACAAAGCCACCTTGACCAATATCCTCACACGGCAGGAGTATTGCGGCGATGTAGTCAACTTCAAGACTACAAAGCATTTCCGGGATAAACATAACCACTATGTAGACCGGAGCCAATGGCACATCACAGAAAATGTGCATGAGCCGATTATCAGCCGCAGCGATTTTGAAACCGTACAGCGGATTTTGGAAAACGCACCCGTCAGACGCCCCAACGGGGACGGGGAAATCCACCCTCTGTCCGGCTTACTTTTCTGTAAGGACTGCGGCGCAAAAATGCACATTCGTATTGATTACCGGAACGGCGGCAAGCGGCACGTTGCTTTTTGCAGCGAGTACCACAAGGGAAAAGCCAAAAACCCCAAATGCAATTCCCCGCACATCATGGACGCGGACTTGCTCATGCAGACCATCGCGGAAGTGCTGAAGAAAATCGAGGACTATTCTATCAGCAACCGGGCGGAGTTTGAAGCCTTAGTGAAAAAGAACCTTGCCATGCAACAGACCGACCAGACTAAAAAGCAACAGAAGCGTATTCCGCAAATCACGACGCGCCTTGAACAGATTGACAAGGTGCTGAATAAGCTCTACGAGGACAACGCCCTCGGCACGATCTCACAAGACCGCTATGAGCAGATGTCGCAGAAGTATTCGGAAGAATACTACGCGCTGAAAGCGGAGCTTGCCACGCTCCAAGAGCAGCTATCCGCTTATGAGAACGCGGGAGGACGGGCGCAGAAGTTTTTGAAGCTGACGGAACGCCATGCCGCCTTTACCGACCTTACCCCCGCCATTCTCAACGAGTTTATCAGCCGGATTGAAGTGCATGAGCGCGACCAGAAAAGGGCGAGATACGCAATCCAGCACATCAGCATATATTTCAATTACATCGGCAAGTTTGAGAATGAAGTGACACAGCTTGCAGAACCGACCGAGCAGGAAATCCGGCAAATGCGGGAGGAAATCGAAGAAGCCAAAAAGGAAAAGAGCCGCGCCTACCACCGGCAGTATTCAAGGGAATACCGGGCGAGAAATCTTGAAAAGCAACGGGAGTATGACCGCATGAAAGCGCGGGAATACCGGGCAAGGAGAAAGGCGCAGGCAGCCGCCGCACAGCCCACACAGTAA
- a CDS encoding transposon-encoded TnpW family protein, with protein sequence MAEQTPDSIITTQRNGQTIVAELFFNHSSTETFRDKLLKLVLADSSRLSASDGQEPEKTEILR encoded by the coding sequence ATGGCAGAACAGACCCCCGACAGTATCATCACGACCCAAAGGAACGGGCAGACCATTGTTGCGGAGTTATTTTTCAATCACAGCAGCACAGAAACATTCCGCGATAAGCTGCTCAAACTGGTGCTTGCCGACAGTTCGCGTTTATCCGCGTCTGACGGTCAAGAGCCGGAAAAAACAGAAATCTTGCGATAA
- the ptsP gene encoding phosphoenolpyruvate--protein phosphotransferase, giving the protein MQTYHGKSVFGGVAIGKICVYQKGEQTVKRTHIAHTEQEKARFDGAVQTAIAQLGELYEKAVKEVGEDHAAIFEIHQMMLEDDDYLDAARHIIETQHVNAEYAVAVTGDNFAQMFAAMDDEYMRGRAADVKDISERLVRVLSGSAGTGIHTEEPVIIVADDLAPSETVQLEKDKVLAFVTVHGSVNSHTAILARTMSIPALIGTELPLDETIDGKLAVVDGTGGVLFVEPDEETLAAMDKRQQEEQEKKALLQQLKGRETVTLDGKKIRLYANIGNSKDLASVLQNDAAGIGLFRSEFLYLEKEDFPTEEEQFQVYKKVVETMAGKPVIIRTLDIGADKQCDYFHLKKEENPAMGCRAIRICLTRPEIFKTQLRALFRASAYGNLAIMYPMITSVWEVEAIRKIVEEVKAELTAQNVTFGDPKQGIMIETPAAVMVSRELAKQVDFFSIGTNDLTQYTLAVDRQNTELDAFFDSHHPAVLAMIHMVVENAHAEGIWAGICGELGADTSLTREFLSMGVDELSVSPGQILPIRKIIVESSVQED; this is encoded by the coding sequence ATGCAGACCTATCATGGAAAAAGTGTATTTGGCGGTGTCGCCATTGGAAAAATCTGCGTTTATCAGAAAGGGGAACAGACGGTAAAGCGCACCCATATTGCACATACAGAGCAGGAAAAAGCGCGGTTTGACGGGGCTGTGCAGACGGCCATCGCTCAGCTGGGGGAGCTTTATGAGAAAGCGGTGAAAGAAGTGGGCGAGGATCATGCGGCCATTTTCGAGATCCATCAGATGATGCTGGAGGATGACGACTATCTGGATGCGGCCCGTCACATCATTGAGACCCAGCATGTCAATGCGGAGTACGCGGTGGCAGTGACAGGGGATAACTTTGCCCAGATGTTTGCAGCCATGGACGATGAATATATGCGGGGCCGGGCGGCAGATGTGAAGGACATTTCCGAGCGGCTTGTCCGGGTCCTTTCCGGCAGCGCAGGTACCGGCATCCATACGGAAGAGCCGGTGATCATCGTGGCGGATGATCTGGCACCCTCCGAGACGGTGCAGCTGGAGAAAGACAAGGTGCTGGCCTTTGTGACGGTCCATGGCTCTGTCAATTCCCACACGGCCATTCTGGCCCGCACCATGAGCATTCCGGCGCTGATCGGCACCGAACTGCCCCTGGATGAAACGATAGACGGAAAGCTGGCAGTGGTGGACGGCACCGGCGGTGTGCTTTTTGTGGAACCGGACGAAGAAACGCTGGCTGCTATGGATAAAAGACAGCAGGAGGAGCAGGAGAAAAAAGCGCTCTTACAGCAGTTAAAAGGCCGGGAGACAGTGACCCTGGACGGCAAGAAGATCCGTCTCTATGCCAATATCGGCAACAGTAAGGATCTGGCCTCTGTTCTGCAGAATGATGCTGCCGGCATCGGCCTGTTCCGCAGTGAGTTCCTCTATCTGGAAAAAGAAGATTTTCCCACGGAGGAAGAGCAGTTTCAGGTATATAAGAAGGTAGTGGAAACCATGGCCGGCAAGCCGGTGATCATCCGCACACTGGACATCGGTGCGGATAAGCAGTGTGATTATTTTCATCTCAAGAAAGAGGAAAACCCTGCTATGGGCTGCCGGGCCATCCGTATCTGTCTGACAAGACCCGAGATCTTCAAGACCCAGCTGAGGGCATTGTTCCGTGCCAGCGCCTACGGGAACTTAGCCATCATGTATCCCATGATCACCAGTGTGTGGGAGGTGGAAGCCATCCGCAAAATTGTGGAAGAAGTGAAGGCTGAGCTGACGGCGCAGAATGTAACATTTGGCGATCCGAAGCAGGGTATTATGATCGAGACACCGGCAGCTGTCATGGTGAGCCGGGAGCTGGCGAAGCAGGTTGACTTTTTCAGCATCGGCACCAATGATCTGACACAGTATACGCTGGCCGTGGACCGACAGAACACTGAGCTGGACGCCTTTTTTGATTCCCATCACCCGGCAGTGCTGGCCATGATCCACATGGTGGTGGAAAACGCCCACGCCGAGGGTATCTGGGCCGGCATTTGCGGAGAACTGGGCGCGGATACGAGTCTGACCAGGGAATTCTTGTCCATGGGCGTGGACGAGCTGTCCGTGTCCCCGGGACAGATCCTGCCCATTCGGAAGATCATCGTGGAATCAAGCGTGCAGGAAGACTGA
- a CDS encoding DUF6017 domain-containing protein, whose amino-acid sequence MSNHHLRNRCLSLKAKGLLSMMLSLPKEWNYTTRGLASICKEGTDSIGTALKELERAGYIVRNRLRDSKGKIMDVEYVIYETPHAPEPDTNMPHEDEPDMDFPCLENPTQLNKEESSNYLSKTDLSITEGSSPIQSSPPTPRERTGQDGMRKRESYRALILENIEYDVLSQNVQLDKDRLDELVELMVDTVCSNREMIRVAGDDYPAEVVRSRFLKLNASHIEYVLDRMRENTTYVRNIKKYLLVALYNAPVTMDSYYTSLVSHDLYGSGDRR is encoded by the coding sequence ATGTCCAATCATCACCTGCGGAACAGGTGTCTGTCACTGAAAGCGAAGGGACTGCTGTCCATGATGCTTTCTTTGCCAAAGGAATGGAACTATACCACAAGGGGTCTTGCCTCCATCTGCAAAGAAGGTACGGACAGTATCGGTACAGCCCTGAAAGAACTGGAACGAGCCGGATATATCGTCCGCAACCGGCTTCGTGACAGCAAGGGAAAAATCATGGATGTGGAATATGTCATTTATGAAACGCCCCACGCGCCAGAGCCTGATACGAATATGCCGCATGAGGATGAACCGGATATGGATTTCCCGTGTCTGGAAAACCCCACCCAATTAAATAAAGAAGAATCAAGTAACTATCTATCAAAGACAGATTTATCAATTACGGAAGGATCAAGTCCCATCCAATCAAGTCCCCCAACCCCCAGGGAGCGGACCGGACAGGACGGGATGAGAAAGCGGGAAAGTTATCGGGCATTGATCTTGGAGAACATCGAATATGACGTTCTTTCGCAGAACGTCCAGTTGGATAAAGACCGGCTGGACGAGCTGGTGGAGCTCATGGTGGATACCGTCTGTTCCAACCGGGAGATGATCCGTGTCGCCGGGGACGACTACCCTGCGGAGGTCGTCCGGTCACGGTTCCTGAAGCTGAACGCCTCGCACATCGAGTATGTCCTTGACCGGATGCGGGAGAACACCACCTATGTCCGCAACATCAAGAAATATCTGTTGGTGGCGCTGTATAACGCCCCGGTCACGATGGACAGCTATTACACATCCCTTGTCAGCCATGACCTGTACGGCAGCGGAGATCGTAGGTGA
- a CDS encoding DeoR/GlpR family DNA-binding transcription regulator, whose protein sequence is MLTEKRYEMILELLDKKRSVTVPEIKEVLRVSESTIRRDLTALDKAGRLTKVFGGAVSAEGTFTGTEPSVAQKLEVQQEEKRRIAQFAAGLIQADDFIYLDAGTTTGYILDYLPVHSATFVTNAVSHARKLAAAGNRVILIGGELKGTTEAVVGSQAILAIQGYHFTKGFFGTNGVSKRHGFTTPDPSEALVKQAAMRQTENCYVLADSQKFGTVSSVTFAPFDGAMILTETEVPEGFAGSKNVRIV, encoded by the coding sequence ATGCTGACGGAAAAAAGATATGAAATGATTTTGGAACTTCTGGATAAAAAACGGAGTGTGACGGTTCCTGAGATCAAAGAGGTGCTGAGGGTGTCAGAATCCACCATCCGCAGAGATCTGACGGCCCTGGACAAGGCTGGGCGGCTGACGAAGGTATTCGGCGGCGCCGTATCCGCAGAGGGTACGTTTACGGGCACGGAACCATCGGTTGCCCAGAAGCTGGAAGTGCAGCAGGAGGAAAAACGGCGGATAGCCCAGTTTGCGGCAGGTCTCATTCAGGCAGACGATTTTATTTATCTGGATGCGGGCACTACCACCGGTTACATTCTGGATTATCTGCCGGTGCACAGCGCCACCTTTGTGACCAACGCAGTATCCCACGCCCGGAAGCTGGCGGCGGCCGGTAACCGGGTCATTCTCATCGGCGGCGAGCTGAAAGGTACTACGGAAGCTGTGGTGGGCAGCCAGGCTATTCTTGCCATTCAGGGCTATCACTTTACGAAGGGTTTTTTTGGTACCAACGGTGTCAGCAAACGCCATGGTTTTACCACACCGGATCCAAGCGAGGCTCTGGTGAAGCAGGCGGCCATGCGGCAGACAGAGAATTGTTACGTGCTGGCGGACAGCCAGAAATTTGGCACCGTCAGCTCCGTGACCTTCGCGCCCTTTGACGGGGCGATGATTCTGACGGAGACAGAAGTTCCGGAAGGCTTTGCCGGGAGCAAAAATGTGCGGATCGTATAA
- a CDS encoding conjugal transfer protein TraG has protein sequence MKDKLKKYLLPNLPYLFFVYLFDKLCQAVRLAPGLDASEKLLHIGQGFQTAFASSAPSFHALDICVGILGAVLVRLTVYVKGKNVKKYRKGIEYGSARWSA, from the coding sequence ATGAAGGACAAACTCAAAAAATATCTTCTGCCAAACCTGCCGTATCTGTTCTTTGTGTATCTCTTCGATAAGCTCTGCCAGGCGGTGCGGCTGGCGCCGGGGCTTGACGCCTCGGAAAAGCTGCTGCATATCGGGCAGGGCTTTCAGACGGCCTTCGCCAGCTCCGCACCCAGCTTTCACGCGCTGGATATCTGCGTCGGCATCCTCGGCGCAGTCCTCGTCCGGCTGACGGTGTATGTCAAGGGCAAGAATGTGAAGAAATACCGCAAGGGTATTGAATACGGCTCTGCCCGCTGGAGTGCATAA
- a CDS encoding fructose-specific PTS transporter subunit EIIC, with translation MKITELLDKRSISLDAAPASKSEALDLAVELMAAGGKLSDVEAYRRQVYAREEESTTGIGEGIAIPHGKCDAVKKPGLAAMVIRDGVDFDSLDGEPVTLLFLIAAPNTKDNVHLDVLSKLSVLMMDEEFSASLRKAETVEQFLSIIDQADEEQADIDDRLAAGTEKNGNTVQTDEASGVAMAEGADAQAPRLLAVTSCPTGIAHTYMAAEGLEKAARSRGWHIKVETRGSAGAKNVLTEQEIAEADCIIVAADAQVPMDRFDGKRVIECQVSDGISKADELLEQAAAGTVPVYHAAAGSSTASVQKNGKSGSVGHQIYVQLMNGVSHMLPFVVGGGILIAIAFLIDGFSVDMNALPLDQRANFGSITPVAAWCKNVGGLAFNFMLPVLAGFIAMAIGDRPALAVGFVGGIIAYQGKSGFLGALAAGFLAGYVILGLRKLCSRLPEALEKIAPVLIYPVVGVLVIGLAMSFVVEPVMGTVNMALNQGLSSMGGTNKVILGFVLAAMMAVDMGGPFNKAAYVFGTAAIASGNYDVMAAVMIGGMTPPVAIALATMLFKKKFTKEERDAGPTNFIMGLAFITEGAIPFAASDPVHVLPACLIGSGVAGAMSMLFDCTLMAPHGGIFVFPVMGNPLFYLVALVVGTAISTVLLGVLKKDVES, from the coding sequence ATGAAGATTACAGAGTTACTGGATAAGAGAAGTATATCGCTGGATGCGGCGCCTGCCAGCAAATCTGAGGCGCTGGATCTGGCGGTGGAGCTGATGGCAGCCGGCGGCAAGCTGTCTGATGTGGAAGCATACCGCAGACAGGTGTATGCACGAGAAGAGGAGAGCACCACCGGCATCGGTGAAGGTATCGCCATCCCGCACGGGAAATGTGATGCGGTAAAGAAGCCCGGCCTGGCAGCCATGGTCATCCGTGACGGCGTGGACTTTGATTCCCTGGACGGTGAGCCGGTGACACTTTTATTCCTTATCGCGGCACCGAACACAAAAGACAATGTACATTTGGATGTGCTGAGCAAGCTTTCTGTGCTCATGATGGATGAGGAGTTTTCTGCGTCCTTAAGAAAAGCCGAAACAGTAGAACAATTTCTTTCGATCATTGATCAGGCTGATGAAGAGCAGGCAGATATCGATGACCGTCTGGCAGCCGGAACAGAGAAAAACGGGAACACTGTGCAGACTGATGAAGCGAGTGGTGTAGCAATGGCAGAGGGCGCGGATGCCCAGGCTCCCAGGCTTCTGGCAGTCACCTCCTGTCCTACCGGTATTGCCCATACCTATATGGCAGCCGAAGGCCTGGAGAAGGCAGCAAGATCCAGGGGCTGGCATATCAAGGTAGAGACAAGAGGATCTGCAGGCGCCAAGAACGTGCTGACAGAGCAGGAAATTGCGGAAGCGGACTGCATCATCGTGGCGGCAGATGCCCAGGTGCCCATGGATCGGTTTGATGGCAAACGGGTCATTGAGTGTCAGGTGTCTGACGGTATCAGCAAGGCAGATGAACTGCTGGAGCAGGCAGCCGCAGGAACAGTGCCGGTATACCACGCGGCCGCAGGCAGCAGCACGGCTTCTGTGCAGAAAAACGGAAAATCCGGCAGCGTAGGGCATCAGATCTATGTGCAGCTGATGAACGGCGTTTCCCATATGCTCCCCTTCGTGGTGGGCGGTGGTATCCTGATTGCCATTGCATTCCTGATCGACGGTTTCAGTGTGGACATGAATGCCCTGCCGCTGGATCAGCGAGCCAACTTTGGTTCCATCACGCCGGTGGCAGCCTGGTGTAAAAATGTGGGTGGCCTGGCCTTCAACTTTATGCTTCCGGTGCTGGCTGGATTTATCGCCATGGCCATCGGTGACCGTCCGGCGCTGGCAGTAGGCTTTGTGGGCGGTATCATTGCCTATCAGGGCAAATCCGGATTCCTGGGAGCGCTGGCGGCAGGTTTCCTGGCAGGTTATGTGATCTTGGGCTTAAGGAAACTGTGCAGCCGTCTGCCGGAAGCCCTGGAAAAAATTGCACCGGTGCTCATTTATCCTGTGGTGGGTGTGCTGGTCATCGGTCTGGCCATGAGCTTTGTGGTGGAGCCTGTGATGGGCACTGTCAATATGGCACTGAACCAGGGATTAAGCAGTATGGGCGGTACCAACAAGGTTATTCTCGGATTCGTACTGGCAGCTATGATGGCTGTTGATATGGGCGGTCCGTTTAATAAGGCAGCTTACGTGTTCGGGACGGCGGCCATTGCATCCGGCAACTACGATGTGATGGCAGCTGTGATGATCGGCGGTATGACCCCGCCTGTTGCCATCGCTCTGGCAACCATGTTATTTAAGAAAAAATTCACGAAAGAGGAGCGGGATGCAGGCCCCACCAACTTCATCATGGGTCTGGCCTTTATTACAGAAGGTGCTATTCCCTTTGCTGCATCCGATCCGGTGCATGTGCTTCCGGCCTGCCTCATCGGTTCCGGTGTGGCCGGTGCCATGAGCATGCTGTTTGACTGCACCCTGATGGCTCCCCACGGTGGTATTTTTGTATTCCCGGTAATGGGCAATCCGCTGTTTTATCTGGTGGCGTTGGTGGTGGGCACAGCCATTTCCACTGTATTGCTGGGGGTTCTCAAGAAGGACGTAGAATCATAA